ATTGCAGATTCTTTCACGATGGGTCAAATACTATCTTTACCGATGATCTTAGTAGGCATATTATGTCTGTTAAAAAAAAGATAGAAAATATTTTAGAGCAGCAAGAATATATCACTGTAGATGCCTTAATGTCTATTGCATTAAATGATTATTATACTTCTAAAGAAGCAGTAGGTAGCGATTTTATCACCGCTCCAGAAATATCGCAGATGTTTGGAGAGATGGTTGCATTATGGTGTTTAGATGCATGGCAAAATCAAAAAGGGTTTAATTTAACTGAATTAGGTCCTGGTACTGGGGCATTAATTTTCAATATACTTCGCACCGTTTCCAAAATTAAGCCCGAATTTATTCAGTCCTTAAAACAAATATTCTTGCTTGAGATCAATCCTTATCTTAAAAAGAAACAGCTAGAAATCCTAGCACCTTATAAAGATAAAATCAGATACATAGATAATATAGACCATATTCCTAATGGCATAGTTATTGCTAATGAATTTTTTGACGCTTTACCCATAAAGCAGTATAAAAAAATCCAAAATAGCTGGTATGAAGTTATCGTGAAAAAAGGTTTAAGATTTGATATATCTAAGACTCCTATATCTATAAATGACCATCCCAATGCTCAAGACGGAGCTATAATAGAAATATCTGATCAACAACAAAAACTAATGCAGAAGCTTTGTAAAATTAAAGGGAGCATTCTAATTATAGATTATGGTTATGATATTGAGCCCAAATTACGTCAACCCAATCAATATAAATCTACCTTGCAGTCGGTAAAAAATCATCAATACTGCGACGTCTTAGACAATTTAGGCGAAGCAGATTTAACCACTCACGTTGACTTTCACTCCTTAAAACACATTGCCCAAATCCAAAAAGCACCTTATACAGTCCATTCTCAAAAAGATTTCTTAGAATCTTATGGTATATCTTTACGCCTTCAACAACTCCTATCCCATAACCCTGAATTATCCAATATTTTACACAATCAATATAATAGGCTAATCAAAGATATGGGAGAATTATTTAAGGTTTTGACACTCAAGAACTAGTAACTTCTATTGCTTCAGCTATTGCTTGGGGTATTTCTCCAGATATTTCTCTTGATTGGGATATTTCAGATGCTTCAATGAAGTATGGCTGAGCCTGAACCGGGGCCTTATGTTCGTCTCTTATATTAGACACAACGTAATAAACACCAACTAACATATAAGAGGAGTTGATTAGTAATAATCCTGTGTTATCAAAAGTTGATGGGCTTGAATGTAGATTATTTAAGCACTCTCTCACACCTTCAGCACCTAGAATAGATAACAAAGCCCCATGTATTGTTTTTAATGTTTTAGATTCAGGTCCTTCCTTGCCTTGTATCAACTCATCTAGAAATGGACGGACACATACTAGACCGTGGCAATAAATAACAGAACGCAAACCTGGTACCAAAGATCCAAGATTATCCATAATTATATTGATTTACTATATAGCTTGTTTGTAACTCTTATTATACTTATTTTGACTAAAAAATTAAAAGAATTATTTTGTATTTTAGATATTATTTTGCACAATTTATACGCTTTCAAAAATCTATGCGATCAATGTAGTGAAATAATTGAAGAAAAGTAAAAAACTGTTTAAATTGATTATTCTAAATTTTTAGATTCTTCCCCTACATTCATAACTCCTACATCTCCCCCAGAAGAAACTCCTTCTACTGCACTTTCAGTTAGCACAACTTCGGCAACTGGAATTTCTTCAACCTCGCTTCGTATTTCTTTTATTTCCTTAGATACATAATTCATTATTTCATAGAATAAATCTTTCACCATAACTGCATTCGTTACAAGAGCAATTCCATGAGCGTGATCACCCTTACTCTCTGGTCCTTGTTTTAAAAGATTAACTATGTGATTGACCGCTGTTATAAAGCATAGTGAATTGTTAATTAATTTCATTTTCTCCAATTGAGAATATTCTTTCATTAAATTTTTTGCTTTCAATTTTGATATGCGCTTATCATAGAGTAGTGTTGTTGTATTATAAGATACAAATAAAAAAGCAGTGTTCAGATAGGTTGAAGAATCTTTTAAGGAGAGGTAAGATATCATTTAATTGCATATACGTCGTTTTTTGGCAATTATGATACCAAAATTAACTTCGTAAAACAAATTACACTAAATTGAAGGATACTTAATTAGTGATTAGTGTGCCCTAGAAAAATTTCTAGAGCTTTAATATTCAGTCATGGCGAACTTCTGCTGCCTCAGGTATTGCCCTTGCTTCTAGTAATTGAGGTATCGCTGCTGCTTCAGCAAAATGTGGTTGCGCAACAACTGGCTCGCCACAATCGCGAATTTTTAATACTCCCATAGTACTATATACTATATTCATTGATAATAATCCTATATTCTCAAAAGTTAATATGATTGATGGATTCGTTAAACACTGTTTTACACCTTCTACTCCTATGGCACAAAGCGCAGCTCCTTGTATTGTATTGAATATTTTAGATTTGTTTAAAGACTTATTTCCTAATAGCCCTCCGATAAATGGTAGCAAAACAGTTGTACCAAATGCATAAATAGCTGGATGCAAACCGGGTACATAACATTCTGTATTTTTCATAATTATACCTAAATTTATATATTGTAAAAAAGTTATTTAAGCTAATTATAATATTAATAATACTATTTTTTACTAAAACGTAAAGGATTTTTTCTGTATTTCAAATATTTTTTTATATAAATAATACTTAATATATTTTGAGAGCAGAAATCTTACCCTAACAAATTTTTCAACTTTAAAACTTGAAATCTAATAAAACATACCTATATCACATATCATAAGTAATAAGTTCATAAGTTACTTGCGCGTTTAACAAATAAATTAGGTATTTTTATGTCATTAAAACCACTATACGATAGAATTTTGGTTGAACCTATTGAACAAGAAGAAAAAACACAAGGCGGAATATTCATTCCAGATACAGCTAAAGAAAAACCAATGGAAGGCAAGGTCCTTGCTATTGGAGAAGGTTATAGATTAGAAAATGGCCAGATATCTCCTTTAAAAATTCAAATAGGAGATACCGTTGTTTATGGAAAATGGGCAGGCACGGAAATTAAATCAAATGGTAAGACTCTTTCTATTATGAAAGAATCAGACGTTTTAGCTATCAAATCAAACAATTAACTTTTAAATTATAGGATAAATTATGTCAGGAAAAGTACTTTTACTTAAACAAAGAGCTCGTGAAGCTTTAATCGAGGGCATCAGCAAAGTAGCAGATGCAGTTCAAGTTACACTTGGACCTAAAGGAAGAAATGTAGCAATTGAGCAATCCTTCGGAGCGCCAAAAATCACAAAAGATGGCGTAACAGTTGCAAAATCAATTGAATTCAAGGATAAAGCCATTAATGTTGGTGCTCAATTAATTAAATCTGCAGCAAGCAAAGCTGGTGATACAGCTGGTGATGGTACCACTACAGCAACTGTGTTGACAAGAAAAATAGTCGAAGAAGGCAATCAAAGAGTAGCTGCGAAAATGAATCCAATGGATTTAAAACGCGGTATCGATATGGCTGTAAATGAAGTGATTTCATCTCTTAAAAAACGCAGTAAACACGTAACTAATAATGAAGAAATAGCTCAAGTTGGTACAATTTCTGCTAATGGAGATGATGAAATTGGAACCAAAATTGCTGAAGCAATGGAAAAAGTAGGTAAAGAAGGTGTCATTACTGTTGAAGAAGCAAAAGGACTGAACTTCGAAGTTGATGTCGTAGAAGGTATGATGTTTGATAGGGGATACTTATCGCCTTATTTTGTAACTAATCAAGAAAAAATGGTTGCAGAGTTAGAAAATCCTTTCATTCTTTTATATGAGAAAAAATTATCAACCATTCAGCCAATCCTTCCAATTTTAGAATCTATAGTACAAACTGGCAGACCGCTATTAATTATTGCTGAAGAAGTTGAAGGAGAAGCTCTTGCTACTCTTATTGTCAACAAAATTAGAGGCGGCTTAAAAGTTGCAGCTGTAAAAGCTCCTGGATTTGGCGATAGAAGAAAAGCTATGTTAGAAGATATCTCTATTTTAACAGGTGGTATGTTAATTAGCGAAGATTTAGGTAAGAAAATCGAGAACGTTAAAATTACTGAACTAGGTAGCGCGAAAAAAGTAACTATCTCTAAGGAAAATACAACTATAGTTGATGGTATCGGTTCAAAAGGCGCTATTGAAGCTCGTTGTTTAGAAATTAAGAACCAAATCGAAAACTCTACATCTGATTATGACAAAGAAAAGCTTCAAGAACGTTTAGCTAAATTATCAGGAGGCGTTGCTGTATTGAAAGTTGGTGGTGCTACTGAAGTTGAAGTGAAGGAAAAGAAAGATAGAGTTGAAGATGCCTTGAATGCTACTAGAGCCGCTGTTGAAGAAGGTATTGTCCCAGGAGGTGGTACAGCGTTATTTTATGCAGCAAGAACTTTAGAAAATTTAAAAGGCGCAAACGAAGCTCAGCAATCTGGCATCTCCATCATTAAAGCTGCATTAGAGGCTCCACTTCGCCAGATCGTAGAAAATGCAGGTTGGGATGGCGCTGTTGTTGCTGGCAAATTGGCTGAAAGCAAAGACTTAAACCATGGTTTTGATGCTCAAAAAATGGTTTTCACAGACATGCTCAAGTCTGGTATCATCGACCCAACTAAAGTCGTACGTACTGCTTTACAAAGCGCAGCATCTGTTGCGTCTTTAGTGATCACTACTGAAGCCGCAATTGTTGAAGATGATAGTAAAAGTGACGTAAAAGGCCCAGGTGCAATGGGAGGTATGGGAGGCATGGGAGGCATGGATTTCTAACCTTTATCATGCCAATAGAAAGCCTATATTAATTGGGCTTTCTATCCTCCATCTTTATCTCTTTGGTTTAGTATGGGCCAAGGTAGCCTTAGACCCTTAGACCAAAATATATGAGAGTATAAAAACAAAATTATTTATGAAATAGTATCTCTTTATATTAGCCGATTTAACTCTTTTGCATAAAAGAGATAAGTACGATTCCCTTCATAATAATTAAAAAAGTTTTCTTTGAGACTAAAATCAAAATTGCTATTAATCAAATATTAAAAAATCAATGACTAGAGATAAAATCAACTGCCTTGAATTAGCCAAAAAATTGATGTCATTTCCTTCAATCACGCCTCAAAGCGCGGGATGCATAGAATATATAGCAAGTTTACTAAAAGAATATAGTTTTAAAACCGAGATTATCTGCGAAGGACCAGAAGGAGCCCGGGTAACTAACTTATATGCTTTTATTAATGAAGGAAAAGGACCTAACCTTTGTTTTGCAGGTCATATTGACGTCGTGCCCGTAGGAGATGAAAAAAAGTGGACAAGCCCTCCTTTTAAACCTGAAATTAGAGATGGCAAACTTTACGGTAGAGGAGCTGTTGATATGAAAGGAGCAATAGCCGCTATGATTGTTGCTGCTAGGAACTATTTAGAGCACAATGATAAGGCTCAAATCATTTTTTTGATCACTTCCGATGAAGAAGGACCTGCTATTTATGGTACTAAAGTATTATTAGAATCAATAAATCCTACCTTGGATTTTTGTATATTAGGGGAGCCTACTTATAAAGAAAGATTTGGTGATGTTGTGCAAGTTGCAAGGAGGGGTAGTGCAAGCTTTTTATTAGAAATTTACGGCAAACAAGGGCACGTAGCATATGATAACTTTATTAATCCCCACTCCTATGCGACTAAAATAGCAGCATTATTTGAAGAAATGAAGTTAGATGAAGGCAACGGGATATTACCACCATCTAAATTAAATATTACTTCATTTGACACAGATAACATGGCTACTAATATTGTACCCGACAAAACGACGATTAGATTTAATATTAGATATAACAATTTACAAAATGTAGAATTGCTAACGAAAAAATTAAATGAGTTAATCTCTCAGGTAACGCAAGATTTTACACTGGCCTTAGTAGAGCCAAGCCCCGAGCCATATATGAGCGATATAGAAGATGAATATGTAAAATTATTTGTCAAAACTGTTGAAGAATTTACTAACCAGAAGACGGAATTAACCGCTTACGGTGGAGCTTCAGATGGAAGATTTATAAGAAGAATGTGTCAAGTAGTTGAATTTGGCTTAGGAAGCAGTTCAGCTCATCAAGTAGATGAACACCTCGTTGTTAGCGAATTAGAAAATTTATCTAAATTATATGGTGAATTTTTAGTAAAATTCTTTGATACTCAATCTTAATTTAGATGTAAGCTGATATGGTGGAATAGTAGGGGCATTAGACCAAAAATCTTACTCTGAGAGGCTGGCAGGCCCAATCCCTTTTAGGCCGTTAGAAAGCTTAATTAATTAGGCTTTCTACCCCATACTTCTACCTCCAATATAAACCTGTACGTTGCTTATCAAAGATTAAGCTCTTAGTTAATAATATGCATCAAAATCCTTTGTTACAGAATCACCTAATTTTTCTGCAATAATTTCATCAACACTCGATTCAATTTTCTGATTAGATGCATCTGTTTCAATATCTGAACTTGGAGTATCAGGACTTTTAGAAGTAGCTAAGTATATCAATTCATCACCCGTTGAGTAATCGGTGTATATTTTAGCTACATTAATTTTTTCTAGTATATCTTTACTTAAGGATAATTTTAAACTTGTTGTATCTAATGACATACCAGCTTCTAAGGCCTTGTATAGTTTTGCAATTTCTTTTGACGATAAAGCAGAATCAATCAACACAAAAATCTTATTATCAGCTATCTTCAAAGAATCTAAATCCTTTGAACTTACTAACTTATCACCTATACGCCAATGAGATACATTATTTTTAATAACTCTTAAATTACGTGTTAGTGACGCATTTTCTCTTACTAATTCTCCATAATAAGCATCCCTTTCATCTCGATATATTGTAAATTCATCCCTATCTGTATCTTTTTCTAAAACTTTTTGATGCAATCCATTAAGATATTCTTCAAATTTTTTAAAATCTTCATAAGAAGATATCTTCGATATTAAATTAAAAAATTTGTAACATTTTATACCAACTTTATTAGCCTCAATAACAGTTATTTTATTGCTTGATATGATTAAATTTTTAAAGTTTTTTAATACCTCTGAATTTGCATAAAATATTGAATTAGCTTTATCGAGGTAATACATAGCTTTATTCCAATACCTAACGTCTAAAGTTTGTTGAGATAATTTTAAATAAACCTCCCATGCCAAAATATTAGGTAGTACCTCTAAGCTAAAAAAGTTGGACTTTTCTAGCATATTAAACAACTTTTGATCAGTTGGAATATTGTACAAAATATCCAAAATAGTTAAAGAATATTCTTGATCAAGTATATAACTTCTTGACTTCAGTATGCCAAGTAAATCATAAACCTCTTTCATTTTATTACAAGATGCATAAAAATAGAGAGAATGAGTTATAAATATTTGATTAATAGCTTCGTTCAGTCTAAATTCAGAAAATTCTCCTAATCTTTCTTTTATTTTTTCATATTCTTTAAAATTTTGATTACTAGGCTCTTCAAAAAGTTCATAACCTTTTTTAAAAAACCTTAAAAGCTTCATTTTTAATTCTCCTGGAATAGGCCAGTTAATCTTAAATTGATCAAGCACCTCCTTTCTTTTTAAGGGATCTAAAAATCTTAGATTTAAAACCCAGGTATGCGTATTAGTGAAAGCATCCTCAGGACTTAACTTATAACTCGCTAATAGTGAATAAATACCTTCAAGAATATTGTTACAAGCAAAGTAATATTCTGCTTTAAAATTCAAAGCATTAAAGGTAGTAAGTTTGCTTCTCATATCATCTATTCCATCAAATTCAAGATCTTCTAATAAACTGTCCATTTTAGCTACAGCTTTTTGACAATCACTAAAATGACCTTCAGTGAACAAATCCTTTGCAATACGAGTCTGGAGTCTCAATTTACAATCAACATAAATAGGACGCATCTTAATATTTTCTATAAACCACTTAAAAGTTTTATTATCTGCAAGTTGAGCGAAAAAATCTACGGTCATAACTATACTATTTCTTTTGACCATTCGTTTTGCCTCATGTGTTATGAATTTAAATCCAACTAAGTCTATTCTTTTAGTAAGAAGTTCATCAATTTCATCTGTAGATAAAGACTGGCAGGCTATAAATTTGTACATTATGTTAGCCACGTGATCAAAATCAATTAAATGATTCAGTGGAATGAACACCACCTCAGCTGGTTCTCCTAAGTATTTTTGCGCTTTTCTAGCCTTTTCCAAACATATGTCGCGAAATTCTACTTTACATGGTTTAATTAGCTCTAAAAAAGACTCAGCTTCTACATCATACTTGCCGCACAAAAAATTGAATATTTCAGTAAATCTCTCTAAGGTTATCCTTTTTGGATGACCTTCATCCGAACAATGGTTAACCATATGACATATATTCATGAGCACTATCTTGAATATCACTTTCATACTCTCTTCAGAACCCGGCTCTGATTTGAAATGTTCATATATATATTGTGCTGCTTCTAAATACTGGGGATTATGCCCAGCATGAATGAACATCAAAATTAAAACGTCACCAAAAGATCCGTCTATGTAGTAATTCTTTAATAAATTTAAATTTATAAATTTATTTCCCGGTAATTTGTCCATTTTTTATAAGATTAAAAGTTTCATAAAAACAATAATCACATATTATGAACGAAAGGATATGATATCAATAAAAAATATATTTATTACAGCAAAGATTGCCTAAAATAGATAATAAGGTCTGTTTCTTGATATAATTTGATGCAAAAATTAGTTACAGCGCCTATTGTTTTCGAGGCTTTTTGATGGAAATATAAAGCTCATCAAGTTGGGATTGCATAACTTCGGCAGGAGCATTCATTAGTAAATCTTGACCCTGTTGATTCAATGGAAATGCAATGACTTCTCTAATATTAGGCTCATCACAAAGTAGCATCACAATCCTGTCTACACCCGGAGCAATACCACCGTGAGGAGGAGCGCCATATTTGAACGCTCTAAGCATCCCCCCAAACTTTTGCTCCAACTCTTCGTTGCTATACCCCACAAGCTCAAAAGCCTTATACATGATCTCGGGCTTATGGTTTCTTATAGCGCCACTTGAAAGCTCGATACCATTACATACGATATCATACTGATGAGCTGTTAATTTTAAAAGATCTTCTTTAGATTTTGCTGATTCTAGAGCTTCTAAGCCACCTTTGGGCATAGAAAAAGGATTATGACTAAAATCTATAGCTTTCTTTTCTTCATTCCACTCATAAAATGGAAAATCAGTAATCCAGCAAAAACGATATACATCTTTTTCAATTATATCAAGCTCTTCACCTAACTTGGTCCTAATGGCGCTACTTATCTTATTAATAGAATCTTTGTCTTGACATGAAAAGAAAATAGCATCACCATTCTTTAGACCAGCGATTTGCTTTAAATTATCTTGCTCATTTTCGGATAAAAACTTTGCAACCGGCCGTTTCCCTACACCATTGTTTGGATCAAAAATAATGTAACCAAGACCGCTAGCACCTTGAGATATAGCAAATTCTCCCATTTTTTCAAAAAAACTACGAGGCTTAGAACTTGCACCTGGGGCTGGAATACCTCTCACTTCAAACCCTTTAGCTACGTTATTTTTAAAGATAGTAAAATTACTCTTAGCAAAAAAATCAGTTAAATCAGACATCTCTATAGGATTTCGCAAATCAGGCTTATCTGAGCCATATTTACGCATTGAGTCATGATAGGTAATACGCTGAAAAGGAGCTACAACTCTTGAGTCGTATTTGCCAAATTTATTAAATATTCGGCATAGCAAGTCTTCCAAACAAGTAAATACATCGTTTTCTGTCACAAAAGACATCTCAATATCTAGCTGGTAAAACTCACCTGGAGACCTATCACGTCTTGCATCTTCATCACGAAAACATGGAGCAATTTGAAAATATTTATCAAAACCAGCTACCATTAAAAGCTGTTTAAACTGCTGAGGTGCTTGAGGAAGAGCATAAAATTTACCTGGATGCATACGAGATGGCACTAGAAAATCCCTTGCACCTTCAGGGGAACTAGAGGTTAGAATTGGCGTCTGAAATTCTGTAAAACCCTTTTCTATCATTATGTCTCGCATCTCCTTAATCACATTAGAGCGAAGCATAATATTTTGATGCATCCTATCTCTTCTTAGATCTAAAAATCTATATTCTAACCTAATTTCTTCGGCTACATCTGTATCAGAAGTTACATTCAGCGGTAAAAGACGTGCTAATGACTCAATATTAATTTTGCGCGCTGCAACTTCAATTTCCCCTGTTGCTAAAGCATTATTAACAGAATCAGCATCACGCTTTTTAACAGTTCCAACAACAGTAATAACACTTTGGAGAGAGATGGAATTACACAATTCTATTAATTCTGCATTATCTATCACGATTTGTGTTACACCATAGTGATCTTTCAAATCTATAAAAATTAATTGGCCATGATCTCTTTTTCTACTGACCCATCCAGACAGCTTAACCTCTAAATTAATATTGCTTGTTCTAAGTTCCTTGCAATTGTGAGTTCTATATTGATGCATTTGTAAAATATAATTTGGTGGGATCGAGAGGAGTCGAACCTCCGACCTAGTAATTAGGAATCACTTGCTCTATCCAGCTGAGCTACGACCCCATTATTCAAGGCACTATTCTAACAATAAGCGACCCCTGACGTCAATTATTTAAATAAAAAATCTAAATTTTTGACTTAAAAACTTGATAAAACTCTTTTATGTTATAGAATGAAAAGTTATATCTGAAAATTTTTGAAAATCTGTTAGTCTGTAGAGATATATATCTAATTTTAAATGAATAAAATTAACACCCCTAAGTCTTTTGTTCTATTTTTCCTTAAAGGATTTGAAGTAAAGTACACGCTTTTAATGTTGATGATTGTGATTATTGGAATAGTTCCAAGCATTGATAGCATCATATTAAAAAATATTATAAATATTCTAGAGAGTCATGATCATAAAACATTTTCCATACTATTCAAGTGGGCAATCATTTATGCCGTTTGGAATGAAACAATAAACGTCACTTATCGTTTATATGATTATATTTATCTATGCCTTTTTCCTCAAATTAAGGGCAAAGTAATAAAATATTTTTATGATTATATTCAAAAACAAAGTCATACGTTTTTTCAACAACAACTCGCAGGCAATCTTTCCGATCGAATCTTAGAAGCAGCTCGCGCGTTTGAAGACTTTTTACATGGAGCAAGTGATAAAGTAGTGAAAAAATTAATCGGCATTATCGGAGCTTTAATCACAACATGTTACATAAATAAACTTTTCGCTGGTATCTTCTCTATCTGGATAATTATTGTCTATACAATAAGTTTTTTTGTATCACCTATAATCAAGAAATTTTCTCGTAATTTAGCAGCAAGTCGCAGCGAGATAGGAGGTAAAATTATAGATTGTATACATAATATCTTGTCTATTCGTATGTTTAACGGCTACGATCAAGAGCTGCTTTATATGGAAAAGCCTGTACAAAATTTCATCAAAAGTGATGTGGAATTACATAAAAGCATGCTAATTATCCGATATTTTTTGGGGCTTGCATCCACTGCTGCTGTATTTGGAGTGATGTACTACTTAAGCAAGCTATATACCCATAACCAAATGAGCATAGGTGATTTTATACAAGTTATGTATCTTTGTCATACTATATCTAAAGAAATATGGGAGTTAACAGAAGAAGCAGGAGATGTATTTGAGAATTATGGCGCCTTTGAGCAATCTACAAAACTTCTTGCATCATATATTGTGCAAGATGTAAAAGGTGCAAAAGATCTACAAATTAGTAAGTGTGAGATCATATTTGAAAAAGTAAGTTTTCACTATGGCACCAGCCCACTTTTTATGGATCAATCGGTTGTTATACCAGGAAAACAGAAGGTGGCATTGATTGGAAAATCGGGATCTGGTAAAACTTCTTTTATAAGCCTGATTACAAGAATGCACGACGTACATAGAGGTCAAATTTTCATTGATGGACAAGATATTTCACAAGTCACGCAACATTCTTTACGTGACTCAATAAGTTTCATTCCACAAGAGCCAACTTTATTTCAACGTAGCATAAAAGATAATATTAGATATGGTAAACCTGATGCGACGGACGAGGAAATAATAGATGCAGCTCAGAAGGCTCATATTCACGAAGCGATCATATCTATGTCAGATGGTTATGATACTATGTGTAGCGAGAAAGGACAAAACCTGTCAGGTGGCCAAAAACAGCGAATAATTATCGCAAGAGCTATATTAAAAAACGCACCTATACTAATCTTAGATGAAGCAACAAGTAGCTTAGATCCCATTACGGAAAAACTTATACGTCAATCCTTAAGTTTCTTGATGCAAGATAAAACCGTTATCTTGATAGCCCATAAACTCTCTAGCGTTGTATCCATGGATAGGATTTTGGTGTTCAAAAAAGGAAAGATAATCCAAGATGGTAAGCACGAGGAACTAATCAAGCAGGAAGGACTATATCAAAAGCTTTGGACAAGCCATACAGAGGATTTGATATTGTAGCATTTTTAGCAATTTAGCTCACTGGTTCGTATAACTTAGACTATATTTTATTATTTTATTTTTTCTTGATAACATTTATACAAACCTTTATGCTTTAATTAAGATAACTTAAAAATTAGGTGTATAATGTTCTTTCGTCGTTTTTTTGATACTAAAAAATTATCCCCTAGTTCCAAAAACTGCGTCACCTTAATAGACGAAATAATGATTTTGATAAAAAAAGAAGGACTTGAGAATTGGCTATCTAACTTAAAAGAACATACCTCAAAGACTAAAGCAAAAATCAAGGCATTAAAAAAGCAAGGAGCTGATATCAATCCCCAAGATCTTGAGACTGGTCTTACTGTACTACACTTTATTTGTGCAGGTTTATTGGAAAATAGTTTACTAAACGAGTTTGAGGCCAGCCATATAATCAATCCTCCTAATTTCCCTTTATTACATACGGCCGCAGAAAAGAATAATATCAAAGCGATTAGTTGGCTGCTAGAAAAAGGCCAAAATATTAATCTTCAAAATAGTCATGGCGACACTCCCTTGCACTGGGCAGTAAGCTCTGGAAGGTTTGAGGCGGTTGAACTACTTTTAAAAAATCATGCTGACTTCACTATTAAAAGTCAAGAAGGACACACAGCTTTGCATGATCTATTTTTACCTGAAGCAAGAGAATCAACTAGTATTTCTAGATTTTTTGAGCCCGCAGATGCGGAAGATACAGATAAGGCGAAGCTTAAAATTTTGGCACTTTTAATGTATCATGGCAGTAATGTTAACGAAGTAGATAAAAGTGGCAGTAGTGTGCTTGAACAAGCAGCATCAATCGAAGCATCTATATCCGCTGATCCTTTACAAAAAGAATTAAATAGAAAATTGATCCTATTGTTATTAAATAAACAAGATTTAAATATACCTTTATCGGTACCATTGATACACAATCTTTTAACTAGCATACCTAATATTACACAGCTATTTTCTATAAATTTTTCTGATAAAGTAAAAACCAATGCTATAAATAAAGTATGTCAAACTCTCGAAAACTGTTGCTCTCCTGAATCTACAGAAGCTACAAAATTTATTAAAGAGCATTATGACTTACGCGAAACGACTCCTACAACAGAATTAGGGGTAGAATTAATCTCATTGGTTGAAATGGAAGGGTAAACTAATAACCTTCAGTTTTAATTAATTATCACTATCCAAATTAGTAGATTGATTAAAGATTCTACAGATCCAAATGCTTTTGTGTTATTATTTTTAACAAATTCATTTTATTCATAACGTTATATT
Above is a genomic segment from Candidatus Phycorickettsia trachydisci containing:
- a CDS encoding ankyrin repeat domain-containing protein, with product MFFRRFFDTKKLSPSSKNCVTLIDEIMILIKKEGLENWLSNLKEHTSKTKAKIKALKKQGADINPQDLETGLTVLHFICAGLLENSLLNEFEASHIINPPNFPLLHTAAEKNNIKAISWLLEKGQNINLQNSHGDTPLHWAVSSGRFEAVELLLKNHADFTIKSQEGHTALHDLFLPEARESTSISRFFEPADAEDTDKAKLKILALLMYHGSNVNEVDKSGSSVLEQAASIEASISADPLQKELNRKLILLLLNKQDLNIPLSVPLIHNLLTSIPNITQLFSINFSDKVKTNAINKVCQTLENCCSPESTEATKFIKEHYDLRETTPTTELGVELISLVEMEG
- the aspS gene encoding aspartate--tRNA ligase, which encodes MHQYRTHNCKELRTSNINLEVKLSGWVSRKRDHGQLIFIDLKDHYGVTQIVIDNAELIELCNSISLQSVITVVGTVKKRDADSVNNALATGEIEVAARKINIESLARLLPLNVTSDTDVAEEIRLEYRFLDLRRDRMHQNIMLRSNVIKEMRDIMIEKGFTEFQTPILTSSSPEGARDFLVPSRMHPGKFYALPQAPQQFKQLLMVAGFDKYFQIAPCFRDEDARRDRSPGEFYQLDIEMSFVTENDVFTCLEDLLCRIFNKFGKYDSRVVAPFQRITYHDSMRKYGSDKPDLRNPIEMSDLTDFFAKSNFTIFKNNVAKGFEVRGIPAPGASSKPRSFFEKMGEFAISQGASGLGYIIFDPNNGVGKRPVAKFLSENEQDNLKQIAGLKNGDAIFFSCQDKDSINKISSAIRTKLGEELDIIEKDVYRFCWITDFPFYEWNEEKKAIDFSHNPFSMPKGGLEALESAKSKEDLLKLTAHQYDIVCNGIELSSGAIRNHKPEIMYKAFELVGYSNEELEQKFGGMLRAFKYGAPPHGGIAPGVDRIVMLLCDEPNIREVIAFPLNQQGQDLLMNAPAEVMQSQLDELYISIKKPRKQ
- a CDS encoding ABC transporter ATP-binding protein, with the translated sequence MNKINTPKSFVLFFLKGFEVKYTLLMLMIVIIGIVPSIDSIILKNIINILESHDHKTFSILFKWAIIYAVWNETINVTYRLYDYIYLCLFPQIKGKVIKYFYDYIQKQSHTFFQQQLAGNLSDRILEAARAFEDFLHGASDKVVKKLIGIIGALITTCYINKLFAGIFSIWIIIVYTISFFVSPIIKKFSRNLAASRSEIGGKIIDCIHNILSIRMFNGYDQELLYMEKPVQNFIKSDVELHKSMLIIRYFLGLASTAAVFGVMYYLSKLYTHNQMSIGDFIQVMYLCHTISKEIWELTEEAGDVFENYGAFEQSTKLLASYIVQDVKGAKDLQISKCEIIFEKVSFHYGTSPLFMDQSVVIPGKQKVALIGKSGSGKTSFISLITRMHDVHRGQIFIDGQDISQVTQHSLRDSISFIPQEPTLFQRSIKDNIRYGKPDATDEEIIDAAQKAHIHEAIISMSDGYDTMCSEKGQNLSGGQKQRIIIARAILKNAPILILDEATSSLDPITEKLIRQSLSFLMQDKTVILIAHKLSSVVSMDRILVFKKGKIIQDGKHEELIKQEGLYQKLWTSHTEDLIL